A portion of the Actomonas aquatica genome contains these proteins:
- a CDS encoding DUF2721 domain-containing protein, with translation MTSLSLNDLLPVLQLAIGPVILISGVGLLLLTITNRLGRVVDRARHLAREQANTPAGTASSKLHLQITILNRRAGILRASCMMLALTVLSAAILVLLLFLAKLANWEAGAVVIAVFCIGQLALIGSVIAFMRDINLSLTALRLDLNM, from the coding sequence ATGACGTCGCTCTCGCTCAACGATCTTCTGCCCGTTCTGCAACTCGCCATCGGCCCCGTGATTCTCATCTCGGGCGTCGGCCTGCTGCTGCTCACCATCACCAATCGCCTCGGCCGCGTGGTGGACCGGGCCCGTCACCTCGCCCGCGAGCAGGCCAACACCCCCGCTGGCACCGCCTCCAGCAAACTGCACCTGCAGATCACCATCCTCAATCGCCGCGCCGGCATCCTGCGCGCGTCCTGCATGATGCTCGCCCTCACCGTGTTGTCGGCCGCCATCCTCGTGCTCCTGCTCTTCCTCGCCAAACTGGCCAATTGGGAAGCCGGCGCCGTCGTCATCGCCGTTTTCTGCATCGGCCAACTCGCGCTCATCGGCTCGGTCATCGCCTTCATGCGTGACATCAACCTCTCCCTCACCGCCCTCCGCCTCGACCTCAACATGTAA
- a CDS encoding DUF2959 domain-containing protein produces MTRSFPRSPWLLCAGLLIGVFMTSGCSTVYYEALEKVGVAKREVLADRVEDTQEAQEEAKEQFATALEQLMELTGDTGGELKVHYDRLADALAESEDRAEEVHDRIKGVRSVAEALFNEWEQELDDYTSATLRQRSERQLRETMRRYDRLVLLMQRAADRMDPVLATLRDQVLFLKHNLNAQTVAGLDSTARELQEDVTLLIADMEKSIAEAEAFLATWNS; encoded by the coding sequence ATGACGCGCTCCTTTCCCCGCTCCCCTTGGTTGTTGTGTGCCGGCCTGTTGATCGGCGTTTTCATGACGTCCGGCTGCTCCACGGTGTATTACGAGGCGCTGGAGAAAGTGGGGGTGGCCAAGCGCGAGGTGTTGGCCGATCGGGTGGAGGACACGCAGGAGGCGCAGGAGGAGGCCAAGGAACAATTTGCGACGGCGCTGGAGCAATTGATGGAGCTCACCGGCGACACGGGCGGCGAGCTGAAGGTGCACTACGATCGCCTGGCCGACGCGCTGGCCGAGAGTGAGGACCGCGCCGAGGAGGTGCACGATCGCATCAAGGGCGTGCGCAGCGTGGCCGAGGCGTTGTTCAACGAGTGGGAGCAGGAACTCGACGACTACACCAGCGCGACGCTGCGGCAGCGCAGTGAACGCCAACTGCGTGAAACGATGCGCCGCTATGACCGGTTGGTGCTGTTGATGCAGCGGGCGGCGGATCGCATGGATCCGGTGCTGGCGACCTTGCGCGACCAGGTGCTGTTCCTGAAACACAACCTCAACGCGCAAACGGTGGCCGGACTCGATTCGACCGCGCGCGAGTTGCAGGAGGATGTGACGCTGTTGATCGCCGACATGGAAAAATCCATCGCCGAAGCGGAAGCGTTTTTGGCGACCTGGAATTCCTGA